The following are encoded together in the Babylonia areolata isolate BAREFJ2019XMU chromosome 18, ASM4173473v1, whole genome shotgun sequence genome:
- the LOC143292453 gene encoding uncharacterized protein LOC143292453 isoform X1 — MALDAEVGALVAGCLVGGVVLIIFVAIVIYLLCRKRRRRKEEREQQKFRQLTPHTSPTHSQPSTLSHGPQSQVDPARLPKVGSNGLWMGAPGIYASTPSPAYGLGGGRPGGKSHHLMQPAVMQRASSDPRLLQSRASVYSTGGSQQRIYHSQGIPLPSPLSPVYEFRDPDGYVYDVYQIGGGSTNRLLQDSSSKSGKGGKRVQRSQSDLVTEPSRRAYRTKPSSAELRASRASSNKDRSSPGSTITEKAPPSLGKDSLNKETARVHQQRGVDNPIFIESLEKISPEEKVAVVSSATDSMKLLAKNKTDDQKTVRQSSSTPENTPPENQSHLGGHVSSTPPDTGAVPDPTSSSSLHYSYQGDIYAVPDKPAVRNRSTTSDDATPVVAAAEEQSAADRVRAGPLADSTEKTTGSLTVDDTPGYEALVVHDPIYQEVGDPGDPEPSLTHTSDYQELGEVLQKPEDETVVAGARTSGVKDSVTEVVPTAGSAVDVYEEVVVSGEVAGSEVAAASATISSGRDVGASGQMEGQPGARQLLEQLSVETDVTSDELTRAGKHISVTAEAFEFLDTYLSDEDGADINSPPKSPVMTDRSELM, encoded by the exons ATGGCGCTGGATGCTGAAGTGGGCGCCCTTGTTGCTGGCTGTCTTGTCGGTGGTGTCGTTCTCATCATCTTCGTCGCCATCGTCATCTACTTACTTTGCAG AAAACGCCggcggaggaaggaggagagggagcagCAGAAGTTCCGGCAGctgaccccccacacctcccccacccacagccAACCCTCCACCCTCAGCCACGGGCCTCAGTCCCAGGTGGACCCTGCCCGCCTGCCCAAGGTGGGCAGCAACGGCCTGTGGATGGGCGCCCCGGGCATCTACgcctccaccccatccccggCCTAcggcttggggggagggaggcCTGGGGGCAAGAGCCACCACCTCATGCAGCCCGCCGTCATGCAGAGGGCCAGCTCCGACCCCAGGCTGCTGCAGAGCCGTGCTTCAG tgtaCTCCACAGGGGGGAGTCAGCAACGGATCTATCACAGCCAGGGgatccccttaccctcccccctctctccggtATACGAGTTCAGGGATCCAGACGGCTATGTCTATGACGTTTACCAGATTGGTGGAG GTTCCACGAACAGACTGCTccaagacagcagcagcaagtcTGGCAAGGGAGGCAAGCGGGTGCAGAGGTCCCAGAGCGACCTGGTGACGGAGCCCTCCAGACGGGCCTACCGCACCAAGCCCTCCAGTGCCGAGCTCCGCGCCTCCAGGGCCAGCTCCAATAAGGACAGGTCGTCCCCGGGATCCACCATCACGGAGAAGGCCCCGCCCAGCCTCGGCAAAGACAGCCTCAACAAGGAGACGGCGCGGGTCCATCAGCAGAGAGGCGTGGACAACCCGATCTTCATCGAGTCCTTGGAGAAGATCTCCCCGGAGGAGAAGGTGGCCGTGGTGTCTTCGGCCACAGACAGCATGAAGCTGCTGGCCAAGAACAAGACGGACGATCAGAAGACGGTCCGACAGTCGTCGTCCACTCCGGAGAACACCCCGCCAGAGAACCAGTCACATTTAGGAGGGCACGTCTCTTCCACGCCTCCTGACACTGGCGCTGTGCCTGATCCCACGTCTTCCTCCTCCCTGCACTACAGCTATCAGGGCGACATTTACGCCGTTCCGGACAAACCGGCGGTCAGGAATCGTTCCACCACCTCGGACGACGCCACTCCGGTAGTGGCAGCAGCCGAGGAGCAGTCAGCCGCGGACAGAGTCAGAGCAGGCCCTTTGGCAGACAGTACAGAAAAAACGACAGGGTCTCTCACTGTCGACGACACTCCGGGTTATGAAGCCCTCGTGGTCCATGACCCCATCTATCAGGAGGTGGGGGACCCTGGAGACCCTGAACCCTCTCTCACCCATACCTCCGACTACCAGGAGCTCGGGGAGGTTCTTCAAAAACCTGAAGACGAGACAGTTGTGGCCGGGGCCCGCACATCCGGTGTCAAAGACAGCGTCACGGAGGTGGTGCCCACGGCGGGAAGTGCTGTAGATGTCTACGAGGAGGTCGTGGTCTCCGGGGAGGTAGCGGGAAGTGAGGTAGCTGCTGCCTCAGCCACCATCTCGTCGGGGAGGGACGTGGGTGCCAGCGGCCAAATGGAGGGTCAGCCTGGGGCCAGACAGCTGCTGGAGCAGTTGAGTGTTGAGACGGACGTCACCTCGGATGAGCTGACGAGAGCGG
- the LOC143292453 gene encoding uncharacterized protein LOC143292453 isoform X2, protein MDCFRQKRRRRKEEREQQKFRQLTPHTSPTHSQPSTLSHGPQSQVDPARLPKVGSNGLWMGAPGIYASTPSPAYGLGGGRPGGKSHHLMQPAVMQRASSDPRLLQSRASVYSTGGSQQRIYHSQGIPLPSPLSPVYEFRDPDGYVYDVYQIGGGSTNRLLQDSSSKSGKGGKRVQRSQSDLVTEPSRRAYRTKPSSAELRASRASSNKDRSSPGSTITEKAPPSLGKDSLNKETARVHQQRGVDNPIFIESLEKISPEEKVAVVSSATDSMKLLAKNKTDDQKTVRQSSSTPENTPPENQSHLGGHVSSTPPDTGAVPDPTSSSSLHYSYQGDIYAVPDKPAVRNRSTTSDDATPVVAAAEEQSAADRVRAGPLADSTEKTTGSLTVDDTPGYEALVVHDPIYQEVGDPGDPEPSLTHTSDYQELGEVLQKPEDETVVAGARTSGVKDSVTEVVPTAGSAVDVYEEVVVSGEVAGSEVAAASATISSGRDVGASGQMEGQPGARQLLEQLSVETDVTSDELTRAGKHISVTAEAFEFLDTYLSDEDGADINSPPKSPVMTDRSELM, encoded by the exons ATGGACTGCTTCAGACA AAAACGCCggcggaggaaggaggagagggagcagCAGAAGTTCCGGCAGctgaccccccacacctcccccacccacagccAACCCTCCACCCTCAGCCACGGGCCTCAGTCCCAGGTGGACCCTGCCCGCCTGCCCAAGGTGGGCAGCAACGGCCTGTGGATGGGCGCCCCGGGCATCTACgcctccaccccatccccggCCTAcggcttggggggagggaggcCTGGGGGCAAGAGCCACCACCTCATGCAGCCCGCCGTCATGCAGAGGGCCAGCTCCGACCCCAGGCTGCTGCAGAGCCGTGCTTCAG tgtaCTCCACAGGGGGGAGTCAGCAACGGATCTATCACAGCCAGGGgatccccttaccctcccccctctctccggtATACGAGTTCAGGGATCCAGACGGCTATGTCTATGACGTTTACCAGATTGGTGGAG GTTCCACGAACAGACTGCTccaagacagcagcagcaagtcTGGCAAGGGAGGCAAGCGGGTGCAGAGGTCCCAGAGCGACCTGGTGACGGAGCCCTCCAGACGGGCCTACCGCACCAAGCCCTCCAGTGCCGAGCTCCGCGCCTCCAGGGCCAGCTCCAATAAGGACAGGTCGTCCCCGGGATCCACCATCACGGAGAAGGCCCCGCCCAGCCTCGGCAAAGACAGCCTCAACAAGGAGACGGCGCGGGTCCATCAGCAGAGAGGCGTGGACAACCCGATCTTCATCGAGTCCTTGGAGAAGATCTCCCCGGAGGAGAAGGTGGCCGTGGTGTCTTCGGCCACAGACAGCATGAAGCTGCTGGCCAAGAACAAGACGGACGATCAGAAGACGGTCCGACAGTCGTCGTCCACTCCGGAGAACACCCCGCCAGAGAACCAGTCACATTTAGGAGGGCACGTCTCTTCCACGCCTCCTGACACTGGCGCTGTGCCTGATCCCACGTCTTCCTCCTCCCTGCACTACAGCTATCAGGGCGACATTTACGCCGTTCCGGACAAACCGGCGGTCAGGAATCGTTCCACCACCTCGGACGACGCCACTCCGGTAGTGGCAGCAGCCGAGGAGCAGTCAGCCGCGGACAGAGTCAGAGCAGGCCCTTTGGCAGACAGTACAGAAAAAACGACAGGGTCTCTCACTGTCGACGACACTCCGGGTTATGAAGCCCTCGTGGTCCATGACCCCATCTATCAGGAGGTGGGGGACCCTGGAGACCCTGAACCCTCTCTCACCCATACCTCCGACTACCAGGAGCTCGGGGAGGTTCTTCAAAAACCTGAAGACGAGACAGTTGTGGCCGGGGCCCGCACATCCGGTGTCAAAGACAGCGTCACGGAGGTGGTGCCCACGGCGGGAAGTGCTGTAGATGTCTACGAGGAGGTCGTGGTCTCCGGGGAGGTAGCGGGAAGTGAGGTAGCTGCTGCCTCAGCCACCATCTCGTCGGGGAGGGACGTGGGTGCCAGCGGCCAAATGGAGGGTCAGCCTGGGGCCAGACAGCTGCTGGAGCAGTTGAGTGTTGAGACGGACGTCACCTCGGATGAGCTGACGAGAGCGG